The proteins below come from a single Chitinophaga pinensis DSM 2588 genomic window:
- a CDS encoding SusD/RagB family nutrient-binding outer membrane lipoprotein produces MKKVIYKFSAVVLMGSLLFSSCTKDFTEINTDPNGTPTALPEQLMAPALVGTLGYNMLRNRNFNNELMQVTVDASDAEGKVFRYDYRATWADYLYNGLYSELTNFKDMYKVANQQLTFNKSYKGISVICQSWIYSILTDTYGDIPYSQSNEARDSAIYEPAFDAQKDIYMDIFDKLDSANTWLSAGTAISANSDPVYGGAVANWRKFGNSLYLRLLLRVSGKPEMTEFCKARIKKVVETYPIMASNAESAILRWTGVGPLSSPYIGVREQDFRAPGIASYFIDNLSSWNDPRIDIPTYGTSSINRWGIAPYSGSYQGIPSGYAPGENPVKKCYFYSNTSAVSLMTEPMTGMMMNYAELKFILAECAIRGWITGSAETYYNDGAQNSITLWLPNWTVPIKDFLTAADIEWDEKLSFDDKMERIHKQKYYALFLTDMQQWFEYRRTGHPILPKGAGLKNGGVMPARMTYPVYVQSTNPTNYKLAVARQGADQISTQVWWQKP; encoded by the coding sequence ATGAAGAAAGTTATATATAAATTCTCCGCTGTCGTATTGATGGGTAGCCTGCTTTTCTCATCCTGTACGAAAGACTTTACAGAGATCAATACTGACCCGAACGGTACACCTACCGCATTACCGGAACAGCTGATGGCGCCTGCACTGGTAGGTACGCTAGGCTACAACATGCTGCGTAACCGTAACTTCAACAATGAACTGATGCAGGTGACAGTGGATGCGAGTGATGCAGAAGGTAAAGTATTCAGATATGATTATCGTGCCACCTGGGCTGATTACCTGTATAATGGCCTGTATTCTGAACTGACCAACTTTAAGGATATGTACAAGGTGGCTAATCAGCAGCTGACCTTCAACAAGTCTTATAAAGGTATTTCTGTTATCTGTCAGTCATGGATCTATTCCATACTGACAGATACCTACGGAGACATTCCATATTCTCAATCCAACGAAGCAAGAGACAGCGCTATCTATGAGCCGGCTTTTGATGCACAGAAGGATATCTATATGGACATCTTCGATAAACTGGATTCTGCAAATACCTGGTTATCTGCAGGTACGGCTATCAGTGCCAACAGCGATCCTGTGTATGGCGGCGCTGTCGCTAACTGGCGTAAGTTTGGTAACTCACTGTATTTACGTTTACTGCTGAGGGTATCCGGTAAGCCCGAAATGACGGAATTCTGTAAGGCCAGAATTAAGAAAGTGGTGGAGACTTATCCGATTATGGCCAGCAATGCGGAATCAGCTATCCTGAGATGGACGGGTGTGGGCCCGCTGAGTTCTCCTTACATCGGTGTAAGAGAACAGGACTTCAGAGCGCCTGGTATTGCCAGCTATTTCATTGACAACCTGAGTTCCTGGAATGACCCGCGTATCGATATTCCTACCTATGGTACCAGCAGTATCAACAGATGGGGTATTGCGCCGTACTCCGGTTCTTACCAGGGTATTCCGAGTGGTTATGCACCAGGTGAGAACCCGGTAAAGAAATGCTACTTCTACTCCAATACTTCTGCGGTATCACTGATGACAGAGCCAATGACGGGTATGATGATGAACTATGCGGAACTGAAGTTCATACTGGCAGAATGTGCGATCAGGGGATGGATCACCGGTTCTGCTGAAACCTATTACAATGATGGTGCGCAGAACAGTATCACGTTGTGGCTGCCTAACTGGACTGTCCCTATCAAGGATTTCCTGACAGCGGCAGATATCGAGTGGGATGAAAAGTTGTCATTCGATGATAAAATGGAAAGGATCCACAAGCAGAAATATTATGCGCTGTTCCTGACAGATATGCAGCAGTGGTTTGAATACCGTCGTACCGGTCACCCGATCCTGCCTAAAGGCGCGGGACTGAAAAACGGGGGTGTGATGCCTGCAAGGATGACTTATCCTGTATATGTACAATCCACTAATCCGACAAATTATAAACTGGCAGTTGCCAGACAGGGGGCAGATCAGATCTCTACCCAGGTTTGGTGGCAAAAACCATAA
- a CDS encoding SusC/RagA family TonB-linked outer membrane protein: MDKSTNKRGGPLGNCCPQLKGIIRNAGLLVLLFFTAFMPAVYAQTGEQKLDISIEAQPLKDVFQFIERNTSFVVNHSEDEINTAVRVSVNLKGATVTEILRGALRATEYEFVRNGNTIVIMRRQPDIVIRGKVTDERGEILIGVNVRPKNGARGTITNKDGFYTIAVPSPGTSLVFSFMGYSIRTIPVKETQTLNVQLLPDAKALKEVEITTALGIKRDEKALGYATTVVKNEQLTDAVSNNWTDALSGKVAGLNLVRSNAGPTGSNKIILRGENNLNGDNEALIVVDGVVINQSSGRRTANSGESPYGTASDNLPADYGSGLNDINPEDIESVTVLKGPGAAALYGQRGANGALIITTKSGSPKRKGLGVTVNSNAAFEQVNRWPSLQYEYGQGLDGAAYYSYGASADGASTSGTSSAYGPRFEGQKFFQYDPVTQTQGKERTPWVAHPDQIQKFFQTGQTYTNSVSLDGGTDKTTARFSFTNVKNSWVVPNTGYGRNTVAMSVNSKVNDKLQISSKINYTNKFSDNLPGAGYGNQSLMYWFIFWQPNADLDWLKNYWTNGQEGKQIKYPFSSFPENPYAVSYEFLNSTNRNGITGNVQATYNIVKGLSVQVRTSIDFANEHREQKRPYDAGAKFQRGSFRTQNIFGMESSTDFLVRYNGKIAKDLELSVTAGGSTLRNNYRKDEVRADSLIYPGIYSMANAAGPLVTMPYTSGYKFNSAYGLLALAYKEYLFVDFTARQDWASTLATPARTGNAAFFYPSANLSFVPSEYFKLPAAVNYAKVRFSASGVGSGGTTPYLTAYTYPSAGSLYSGGLENPAVLANPNLRPLRTISYEVGAAGKFFNNRIGFDLALYRGMSKDQHLYRIVDRASGYNQVLVNAGEVSNKGIELALNGTPVSTKNGFRWNTNIVFSSNRNRIEKLVDSSVVLKTGYVGGGQIVAQVGGSMGDLYGRGYQRAPDGQVIYDKTTGVALLTEGVKYLGNTIPKFKLGFTNDFIFKQFHLGIQFDGQYGAVAHSLTHYKLAEQGKTTNTLPGRYNGIIGNGVVQEGDGKFRKNDVIATDIDEYYRSHYGVDNAEGSTFRTDFIKFREARLDYTLNPKVAKRIGFQRATFGVYGRNLFIWSPWPIFDPEFGTITGTDIVQGFEVGQFPSTRSFGCNLVLVL, encoded by the coding sequence ATGGACAAAAGTACAAATAAGCGGGGAGGCCCGCTAGGGAATTGCTGTCCGCAACTGAAAGGGATCATCAGGAATGCGGGGCTGCTGGTACTGTTATTCTTTACTGCATTTATGCCTGCTGTTTATGCGCAAACAGGCGAACAGAAGCTGGACATCTCCATTGAGGCACAGCCACTGAAAGATGTATTTCAGTTTATTGAGAGGAACACTTCTTTCGTCGTGAATCACAGTGAAGACGAAATAAATACCGCTGTGCGCGTGTCGGTAAACCTGAAAGGCGCTACTGTAACTGAAATATTGAGAGGGGCACTGCGTGCTACCGAATACGAATTTGTACGTAATGGTAACACAATTGTTATCATGCGCAGACAACCGGATATCGTTATCCGTGGTAAAGTAACCGATGAAAGAGGTGAAATTCTGATCGGTGTGAATGTTCGTCCGAAAAATGGCGCCAGAGGTACCATTACCAATAAAGATGGATTTTATACCATCGCTGTTCCGTCTCCCGGCACATCCCTGGTATTCTCTTTTATGGGTTATAGCATCCGTACTATACCGGTAAAAGAAACCCAGACGCTGAACGTACAGCTGTTACCGGATGCAAAAGCGCTGAAAGAAGTGGAGATTACTACAGCACTGGGTATTAAACGTGATGAGAAAGCCCTGGGTTATGCTACTACTGTTGTAAAAAACGAACAGCTGACCGATGCGGTATCAAATAACTGGACCGATGCATTGTCCGGTAAAGTAGCGGGTCTGAATCTCGTGAGATCGAATGCGGGTCCTACTGGTTCCAACAAGATTATCCTGCGTGGCGAAAATAACCTGAATGGAGATAACGAAGCACTCATTGTAGTAGATGGTGTGGTGATCAACCAGAGCAGTGGTCGTCGTACTGCAAACAGTGGCGAATCGCCATATGGTACTGCCAGTGACAACCTGCCGGCTGACTATGGTAGTGGTCTGAACGACATCAATCCTGAAGATATTGAGTCTGTTACCGTACTGAAAGGCCCTGGTGCTGCTGCATTGTATGGTCAGCGTGGTGCGAATGGTGCATTGATCATCACGACCAAATCAGGTAGTCCGAAGAGAAAAGGACTGGGTGTGACCGTTAACTCAAATGCTGCTTTCGAACAGGTTAACCGTTGGCCTTCTCTCCAATATGAGTATGGACAGGGCCTGGATGGCGCCGCTTATTATTCTTACGGTGCATCTGCTGACGGCGCCAGCACCAGTGGTACCAGCTCTGCTTATGGTCCACGTTTCGAAGGACAGAAATTCTTCCAGTATGATCCTGTGACACAGACACAGGGTAAGGAGAGAACGCCATGGGTGGCACATCCTGATCAGATACAGAAATTCTTCCAGACTGGTCAGACTTACACTAACTCTGTGAGCCTGGATGGTGGTACTGATAAAACTACTGCGCGTTTCTCTTTTACCAATGTGAAGAATTCATGGGTCGTACCGAATACAGGCTATGGCCGTAATACGGTGGCGATGTCTGTGAATTCAAAAGTGAACGATAAACTGCAGATATCTTCCAAGATCAACTACACGAATAAATTCAGCGATAACCTGCCGGGAGCCGGGTATGGCAACCAGTCACTGATGTACTGGTTTATCTTCTGGCAGCCCAATGCGGATCTTGACTGGCTGAAAAACTACTGGACAAATGGTCAGGAGGGAAAACAGATCAAATATCCTTTCAGTTCCTTTCCGGAGAACCCATATGCGGTTTCTTATGAGTTCCTGAACTCCACCAACCGTAATGGTATTACCGGTAATGTACAGGCGACATATAATATCGTAAAAGGATTGAGTGTACAGGTAAGAACCTCTATTGACTTTGCCAACGAACATCGTGAACAGAAACGTCCTTACGATGCTGGTGCCAAGTTCCAGCGTGGTAGCTTCCGTACACAGAATATCTTCGGTATGGAGTCCAGCACTGACTTCCTGGTGAGATACAATGGTAAGATTGCCAAAGATCTTGAGCTGTCAGTAACGGCAGGGGGAAGCACCCTGAGAAACAACTACAGAAAAGATGAGGTACGTGCTGACTCCCTGATCTATCCCGGTATCTATAGTATGGCGAATGCTGCCGGTCCGCTGGTAACAATGCCATACACGTCCGGTTATAAATTCAACAGTGCATATGGTTTGCTGGCGTTGGCCTATAAAGAGTACCTGTTTGTGGACTTTACCGCCCGTCAGGACTGGGCAAGCACATTGGCTACGCCTGCACGTACTGGTAACGCCGCGTTCTTTTATCCTTCTGCTAACCTGAGTTTCGTTCCTTCTGAGTATTTCAAATTACCTGCTGCCGTAAACTATGCGAAAGTAAGGTTCTCTGCATCCGGTGTGGGTAGTGGTGGTACTACACCTTACCTGACCGCTTATACTTATCCATCTGCGGGTAGTCTGTATAGTGGTGGTTTGGAAAATCCAGCCGTACTAGCTAATCCGAATCTGCGACCACTCAGGACTATTTCCTATGAAGTAGGTGCAGCAGGTAAGTTCTTCAATAACCGTATCGGATTTGACCTGGCATTATACAGAGGCATGTCCAAAGACCAGCACCTGTACCGTATCGTAGACCGTGCTTCGGGTTACAACCAGGTTCTGGTAAATGCCGGTGAGGTAAGCAATAAGGGTATTGAGCTGGCGCTGAATGGTACGCCCGTTTCCACCAAGAATGGTTTCAGATGGAATACCAATATCGTATTCTCTTCTAACCGCAACAGGATTGAGAAGCTGGTAGACAGTTCTGTGGTATTGAAAACCGGTTATGTTGGCGGTGGCCAGATTGTAGCGCAGGTAGGCGGTAGCATGGGAGATCTGTATGGGCGTGGTTATCAGCGTGCTCCTGACGGACAGGTGATCTATGATAAAACAACCGGTGTAGCATTGCTCACTGAAGGTGTAAAATACTTGGGTAACACGATCCCTAAATTCAAATTGGGCTTCACCAACGATTTTATTTTCAAACAATTCCATCTGGGTATACAGTTCGATGGTCAATATGGCGCGGTTGCACACTCCCTGACGCATTACAAACTGGCAGAGCAAGGTAAAACGACCAATACGCTGCCTGGCCGTTACAATGGTATCATTGGTAATGGTGTCGTACAGGAAGGCGATGGCAAGTTCCGCAAGAATGACGTAATCGCTACAGATATCGATGAATACTATCGTTCTCATTATGGGGTGGATAACGCAGAGGGTAGCACTTTCCGTACTGACTTCATCAAATTCAGAGAAGCGCGTCTTGACTACACCCTCAATCCAAAGGTGGCAAAACGTATCGGTTTTCAGCGTGCAACATTTGGCGTATACGGCCGTAACCTGTTCATCTGGTCTCCATGGCCAATATTCGATCCTGAATTCGGTACCATCACCGGCACTGATATCGTACAGGGCTTTGAAGTGGGCCAGTTCCCTTCTACCCGCTCATTTGGCTGTAACCTGGTACTCGTACTTTAA
- a CDS encoding FecR family protein: MDLQDIRKRLEDFRTGKLTSAQKEELQHLLDALSEEEQTALFPVDAYLQKGDHQLPDEEVAAALARLKQTVKPGKVVFLGGWRKVSKYAAILVLVMGSTFLLRKQTGLFVKKSGQTAKRYQVMKVADGNHATLMLKDGTRIVINGGSELLYPENFEGAERMVVLKEGEAYFDIAKDAAHPFVVKTQQMRVRVLGTSFSVRDYKEETRASISVNSGRVALESLLKTGPWLELNAGNGSITDKYEGTITKHDIDVSATTAWIRGEFNFHDAALQDVLQVLQHKYAVRFEVRDSTLLKRRFTATFRNNSIQNIMQQLKLMGNIDYTITDNLILIQ; this comes from the coding sequence ATGGACCTGCAGGATATCCGGAAAAGATTGGAAGATTTCAGAACTGGTAAATTAACCTCCGCACAAAAAGAGGAATTACAGCACTTGCTTGACGCTCTCTCAGAAGAGGAGCAGACGGCTTTATTTCCCGTGGATGCTTATTTACAGAAAGGAGATCACCAGTTACCGGATGAAGAAGTAGCCGCTGCGCTGGCTCGCCTGAAACAAACCGTAAAACCAGGCAAAGTAGTATTCCTGGGTGGCTGGAGAAAAGTGAGCAAGTATGCCGCTATCCTGGTACTCGTAATGGGAAGTACTTTCCTGCTGAGAAAACAGACCGGTCTTTTTGTAAAAAAAAGCGGACAGACAGCCAAACGTTACCAGGTCATGAAAGTAGCAGATGGCAATCATGCTACCCTGATGCTGAAAGACGGTACGCGTATCGTTATCAATGGCGGTAGTGAATTGTTATATCCGGAGAACTTCGAAGGCGCTGAGCGTATGGTCGTATTGAAGGAAGGGGAGGCCTATTTTGATATCGCAAAAGATGCAGCGCATCCGTTCGTCGTAAAAACACAACAAATGAGAGTGCGGGTACTGGGTACCTCATTCTCTGTAAGAGATTATAAGGAAGAAACACGCGCCTCCATCTCTGTGAACAGTGGAAGGGTCGCACTTGAAAGCCTGTTAAAGACAGGACCATGGCTTGAACTCAATGCCGGCAATGGATCAATAACAGATAAATACGAAGGGACAATTACCAAACACGATATCGATGTTTCAGCCACCACTGCGTGGATAAGAGGAGAGTTTAATTTCCATGACGCCGCTTTACAGGACGTATTACAGGTACTGCAACATAAATATGCAGTACGCTTTGAAGTAAGAGATTCAACATTGCTGAAACGCAGATTTACAGCAACATTCAGAAACAACAGTATTCAGAACATCATGCAGCAGTTGAAGCTCATGGGTAACATCGATTATACTATTACAGACAACCTAATATTAATACAATAA
- a CDS encoding sigma-70 family RNA polymerase sigma factor, with protein sequence MRINSKHSPSSDPEMYFDRLFKETYANTVAYLEKISSDKELALDLAQEAYLKVWQKLDLLPEDGEEMLRYILIIARNCFLDHLKGMLKEKKQQDAYATVYIETSAAANYMEIKEQQQIIDHTINTQEASARRFYLLNREEGLTYKEIALQEGVSEKTVERYIGRVLRTLRTRLASFLFLW encoded by the coding sequence ATGCGAATTAATAGTAAACATAGTCCTTCATCTGACCCTGAGATGTATTTTGATAGGTTATTCAAAGAGACCTACGCTAATACCGTCGCATACCTGGAAAAAATCAGCAGTGATAAAGAGCTGGCCCTTGACCTTGCACAGGAGGCTTACCTGAAGGTCTGGCAGAAGCTGGATTTACTGCCGGAAGACGGTGAAGAGATGCTGAGATATATTCTGATCATCGCACGTAACTGTTTCCTGGATCACCTGAAAGGTATGCTGAAAGAAAAGAAACAACAGGACGCCTACGCCACTGTATATATTGAAACAAGTGCCGCCGCTAACTACATGGAAATAAAAGAGCAGCAGCAGATTATCGACCATACCATTAATACACAGGAAGCCTCCGCCCGCCGTTTCTATCTCCTGAACCGCGAGGAAGGTCTTACTTACAAAGAGATCGCCCTGCAGGAAGGCGTATCTGAAAAAACCGTGGAGCGCTATATCGGAAGAGTGCTTCGTACCCTGCGTACCCGCCTTGCCAGTTTTCTTTTTCTTTGGTAA